The Patescibacteria group bacterium region TCAACGCACGCATAGAAGAAGGCGTGATTGGCGATTCGGTGGCCTTACTCATCCATACAGATGACGCCGGTCTCTTGATTGGCGAAAACGGCGATAATCTCCAGGCTTTAAACTATATTCTTCGCCGCGTCATCGAACGAAAAACCGGTACCCCTGAGGCGCAGCTCATGATCGATGTAAATGACTACCAGCGCCGTAGATTTGATGATTTACGAGATAAGGCGCGTATGGGCGCGCAACGCGTGCGATACTTTAAAAAAGAAGTGACACTCGAACCCATGACTGCCTTTGAGCGACGCATTGTACATATGGCGCTCCAAGAATATCCCGATATTGCAACCGAATCAGAGGGCCAAGGGCTCACACGACGCGTTGTTATCAAACCCCTCGTTATCTAATTACTACCAGTACTCGTGGCGGTATCAGTAAGGCGGAGACTCCACAGCATGGAGTCTTTTTTGTTGATAAAGAAAAAATAATCTTCTTTTGGCGAGAGCATAGGTTGTGTCATATCAAATGCACCACCTTCCAAAAGAGATGAGGCATCTCCCGTATTGATATCAATTTTCCAAAGAGAGTCGTCAAAGCTGACTTTTCCTTTCCACCAACCGTCAGGTACCGGTTCGGCGCCAAGACTCCATGGGATCGCACAGTATACTGTCGAGGTCGCGCTCCCCGACCAGACGCATTTTTCAGGGAATGTTTTAAATGAGAGCTCTTTTCCTTGCTGTGGCGTACGCCTATCATGCAAGACGAGTGTCGGGCGCTTGCCGTCCCCCTTGACCTCTAGCGTAAGAAATTTATTACTACCCGTATCCCACAGCACATCGAGGCCATACACATCAGCAAGAATAGTTGATGCTCCCCCACCCGTAGTCGGTATAGTCTGAAGAATAGATGGAATAAAAGCAGTCGATCGTGTCTGGAGTGCTAAAAGTGTTTTTGATACCCACGAGAGTTCTGGGTTGGGCAAAGAGGTTTGGAATACGGTTTTCGGGGTTTTACCCTGCGGGGTTGTGATGACGACAGTGTATAAAGAACCGTTTTTTATGATACCAGCGATTTTCTCTTCTGTAGGTGAGAATTTTGGCGACACGATTTTGTCGTCGAAAAGCCCACTCTCGATAGTCGAGGTGCCCGTGAGATGTATCCAAAATCGGCGTACCGTTATTTCATTGAGAGCGGTGACGAGTGTGTAGGCGCGCGACGGCGACCATGAAGCATCCATGATGTTGGGGATAGAAAAGTTTGTAAGACGCTCCTCTGGTTTCAAACCGTTAAACGATGAGGCAAAGATATGCCCCGTACCGCGTTTAAAATACAAAAGTTCGTCTTTGCGTATCGTTGCTCCTACTACCGGATCTTTTGATATTTGCACGAGACGCCCTATCTCATCTGCAGTAAGCGGAGGTGTAGTGGTGACTTGATCACCACCTTCATTCTTTGGTGGAAATATAGCATCTCCACCGCCACCACTTCCCCCATCCGTACCTCCGGTATCAGGAAGGCCGCCACCATCCCCCCCTCCAGTACCTCCCCCACCAAATGGTCCAATATCACTTCGTAGAATAAAATAAAAAATAATACCAACAAGGACAAGTAAGAGAAATCCGAGTGCGACGATATAGTTGCGGGTATTGTTATTCATGAGAGCAGATTGTTGTGTTACCTGATGATTTTTGAGCCACTATACACGAGGATGTCTGTTGGTTGTTTTTTATGCATTGTTCAAGTTGTACTTGTGAGCAGGGAGTGCACTCTGCCCCACGCGGGCAGACAGTTCTTGCTATACGCACACAGTAATAGTCTCCTACGGGATTGATACGGCAGGCATTTTCGGAAGGGCATTCGCCGTACATCGCATCGCCACACAACGGTTTTTGAGGTACAGATATCTTTGTGTCATTACTATCTCCACCAAACAAACCCAGAAGAAAACCTCCGGCATCGGGAGTAGGTCCTCCGCCAGGATCGGTACCATTTCGCCGTTCTATATCGATTTCAAGGGTAATAAGCTTTGGGTTGATGGTTTCCAAAAGAAGTACGGATCCGGCGGCAAGCAAGAGGCCTAGGATGGCGTTGGTCATCTTATCTTTACCATCTTTATTCCCCTCTCCCCCGTCGCTAAACATATATTGGATAGCGCCGAGTGTGAACATGACGAGCGCGAGTATCGAGGCGACGGAGAGTAAGAAAGGAAAAAGATATTGAGCATAGTCGGTAAAGTTTTTTACCGTCGGTTCTCCTCCAGGAAGAGGGGTTGCAAGCTTGTAGATGACTTCTTGAGCATACGCGAAGTCCACGCTCGATAGCATAAGTGCGGACATGATAAGGAATTTTTTCATATCAGTTTCCTACTTGTATGATAACCTGCGCCGATCCTCGCATAAAGACATTTTTTGGATTTTCATATGATACATTGACGGATTGTGTCCCGGTACTACCCTCTTCTGACGAAAGGCGGAATACGCGCGATTGAGGGTTTTGATTTGCCAATTTTTGACTATTGACGCGCCACGAGTAGAATAGACGATCAAGATCTTGACTGTGAAGATTAAATGGTTCAAATTGCAAAACGATATCCTTGCCAGAAGGAGTTTTTATATTTTTGAGAGCTTGCCAGTACTTTAGTCCCAACAGAGGGTCGCGCTCATAAAAGATAAGCTCCGGTCGGTATGCCCGCATAGTAAAAGATTCTTCATGCACGATTCGTTCGCGGGCATCCTTACCACGCACCGTTATTTTATATTCAATATTTGCACTCGAACCAGTGGTGTAAGAAAAAGTATTCTTTCCTTTTCCATTCACGCCCGACGAGCTTGACCGCGGGGCGTCGTTGATGAGCCACTCGTAAATAATATCTTGCGATGAGAGTACGGTGGTACCAATGCGAAAGTCAGGTATAGCAAAAACTTTTATGGGCGTGCCAGGAGGCGGTAGTGTTTTACCTCGGTACCATGCTGGTGTGTGGGTGTCTGCGCCCCAGGTGATGTAAATGCGCGCTGGCCGTATTGTTTTTGATATCTCATATATTTTGCCGGTGGAGGTTGTAATAACCACACGAATGCTCTCCGCGGTACCGAGGTCGCCCAGGGTGAAGCCGTACGATACATTGCCACTCCCAGAGCTGACGCGCTTGTTGTTGTGGTACCAAACGATGGCCGATTCCCCAAGGTTGAGAGAATAGGTATCTACAGAGATTCGTATCTGCGTACCAGGCTTAAGATCTTTACGATTAAGGCGCAGTCCCAGCTTAACAATTTCTTGCCCGTTGACTGCCTTGATTGATTCCAAATTTTTTTCGATAGCTTCGGTTCGTTCTTTCTCAAATGCTTCCCGTTGTTCTCGAATTTCTTTATCTATACGGGCCCGTTCCTCTAGTACTTTCTGTAAAATTTCAGGGGGCAGTTCGGTGCCAGACGGAAAAAAGTCTTCCAAAGTAGAAGTGGAGAGTGTTTGGGCAAGCACACTTGTCCAAAGTGTCCCCAGAATCATCATACTACCTATGAGTGCGAGAATGCGTTTCATTGTATACATCTAGTATATCAAAACTTGTTAGTCTCCATCCAATTCTTTTTGCAATGATTCTAATTGAGCCTTGGTCGATGTGTTGAGCGCGGCGAGATCCGCCTTTGCCTTGCGCGCACGCTTTTTGAGTAATCTAATAGTATGGATGACAGTCACGGTGGTACCGGGCAGGTTATTGACCAGAGGTAACCCATCAACAATGAAGCCGAGTACAAAAAGCCATGCGCGCATATTCATTTTTGCCCGTTGTTTGAGAAAGTATCCCTTGCCGAACATAAAGTAATAAAGGATCATACTCACGGCGTACCCCGGCAATTGTCCTATGATAGGTATCTCCCCAAAGCCGAAAAGGAAGTCAAGACCAACATCGAGCAATCCATCCTTGAGAAATGCGAGAAAGAGCAGAATACTAATAGCGACAATATCATTGCCATCGCGGATTTGTTTTTCAAGTTTGGCAGCGATCTTTTTGGCGAGCTCTCTGACCTCTCTTTCAACAAATCGCACTGCACTCCTACGAGAGACCGCTAGCGTCTCCTGGTAAGCCCATTCTTTTGCCTGTCCGGTTAGTGTTTCTGCCATATACTATTTTTCATCTCCCACTTCGTCTTTTGCTTTCTGTATCGCCAAGAGTTCAGCTGGGTCCGATGTGATGATTTGATGTTCGGTATACGATGCTTGGATTTTGATAGCAATATGCTTGAGCCCCGCAAAGAATATCCCCTCGCCCACATCTGACTCAAGGAGTAAGAACTTTTCTTCTTCGGTCATATTAAATATTTCCTGTACGGCATTGATTGACGCAGGCGACTGTTTGAGAAGTATCTGAATTGATGAGTTAGTGATGATGGGCTTGCCGTAGGGGGACGACACAAAGTCAGCGACATCTTGGGTGATGGTCGCAAGGCCCAAATAGTATTTGCGTGCGCGCTTAGCAATACCGTAGAGAAATGATGCGCTATCAGGGTGCTTCATCATGATCCATGCTTCATCTACTACCAGTAGGCGCTTGCGGAGCGACCTACGCACCGCACTCCAGATGTGGTTGATGATGAGATACATGGCGATGGGGCGAAGCTCATCTTCCATATCGCGGATGGAAAACACCGCGAGACGCACATTGATGTTTACATTGCTTGGTTGGTTGATGAACCCTGACCAGGTGCCTTCGGTATATTTTTTGATACGCATCGCGAGCGACTCCCCTCCCTCCATACTTGCGAGTACCAACGCCAAGTCCGACAGTATGGGCGGCGTTGTCTGTGAAAAATCAGCGTCAACGGTGATGTCTTTGGTAGCATAGGTCTCAGTGATTGCGCGATCGATCACTGCGTCTTCCTGCGGCGAAAGACCGCCGAGCATGAGGCGGAAAAGACCTACCAAGCCAATAATATGTGAGCGAAGGATATCTGCGGGCGACTCGTCTTCGCGCGGCACCGGAAGATCAAAGGGATTGATATGATGCTTTGAGGTAAGAGAAATATTAAAATAGCGTCCTCCCACGGCTTCGGCAAGATATTCATATTCTCGTTCGGGGTCAATGACAATAACATCAACATCAAACATGAGTGATCGTAAAATCTCGAGCTTTGTGGTGTATGATTTGCCCGAGCCAGATTTTGCAAACACAATTGAGTTATAATTTTCAAGACTAAACCGGTCAAAGAGTACCAGTGAGTTGTTGTGCCGATTGATACCAAAGAGAATACCCTTGTTTGCTGTCAGGTCAAAAGAGGTAAACGGAAATGCCGATGATGCAGGCGAAGAATTGAAATAGTTGTGTACCACAAGCTCATCTTGGCAGTAGGGAAATACGGTCGTCATCCCCTCTCGCTGCTGAAAGAGCGCTGGCTTGGTGTAGACGAGGCGCGCCTCAAGCATTGATTTGATCTCCACTTCTTCACGGTTGAGATCTTCGAGTGTGTCAGCATATACCGTCAGATACAATCCAAAAAGAAAAAGCTTTTCTTGCGCTTGCGAGAGTTTATCACGCAAGTTTTCAAGATCCTTGTACGCAGTATCGAGCATAGGATCGCGCACGAGGCCCTTTTCCTCGCGTTCTGATATTTGTGACTGAACCTCCGCCACTTTTTTGCGGAGCTTGCGCAATATGATACCGGTATCAACGGGATGAAAGAACATCGCGATATCAAAAATCTTGTCGAGGTTAATAACGCCCGCAAACCAATTGGTCGCCAAGTACCGCGGGTACGCAAAGACAAAGATGGTGCGTGCAAATTTTTCACCAAGGCGAATATAGCTCGAACTCACCTCAAAGGCAGATGGCGCGATGACATCTTTGAGTCCTAAGATTCCCGATTGGTAGATTTCTTGCGGTACTACCGGCAAGATATCCAACCCTTCTTGTTTTCCACCAAAAATATTAAGAATTGCCATACTTTATTTTTTTTCCGGCATACCACCTATCTGAGGCGCCTTTCCTTTCTCGGTTTCCTCAGGATTATAAAGGCCATAGTAGAGTTCGATGAGTTCTTCAGTATTGAGAGGTACGGCACGCACGCCCGCGCGGACGAGCCCTTGGGTGACCGTATCAACGCGCTGCCAAAGCTGTGTGCGATATTCAGCAAAGTTTTCTTCAGCAATGAGTGGCTTCCCCTCTTCTTTTTTCTTAAACATATTTTTGATCGAGTCCATCATACCCTTTTTATTTTTGAGTGCGAGTGAGGTCGGGTTAAATGGTATGACAACATAAAATGCTTTGGAGACGATATTACTTGTCTCGACAAACTCTTTGACGAAGATGATGTATTCAGTGATCTGGATACGCAAGAGTTCTTGGGTTTCTGCTTTCTTGCGTTCGCGTAGCGTCTCCAAATAGGGCTCGATATTGAGTTTGCGTGACTGAATCATGATTTGTATGGAGAAATCGAGCGAATTGAGAAAGTTTTGGTATTGTGAGATGATCGCGTCTTGTTCGTCGGGCGATTTCAGGGCGAAGTTGAGAGATGAGGCCATGAGCACCGCGCGCAAG contains the following coding sequences:
- a CDS encoding R3H domain-containing nucleic acid-binding protein; protein product: MQVTTTNNKAIECAREFLAAMNVNARIEEGVIGDSVALLIHTDDAGLLIGENGDNLQALNYILRRVIERKTGTPEAQLMIDVNDYQRRRFDDLRDKARMGAQRVRYFKKEVTLEPMTAFERRIVHMALQEYPDIATESEGQGLTRRVVIKPLVI
- a CDS encoding pilin, translating into MKKFLIMSALMLSSVDFAYAQEVIYKLATPLPGGEPTVKNFTDYAQYLFPFLLSVASILALVMFTLGAIQYMFSDGGEGNKDGKDKMTNAILGLLLAAGSVLLLETINPKLITLEIDIERRNGTDPGGGPTPDAGGFLLGLFGGDSNDTKISVPQKPLCGDAMYGECPSENACRINPVGDYYCVRIARTVCPRGAECTPCSQVQLEQCIKNNQQTSSCIVAQKSSGNTTICSHE
- a CDS encoding DUF87 domain-containing protein — protein: MAILNIFGGKQEGLDILPVVPQEIYQSGILGLKDVIAPSAFEVSSSYIRLGEKFARTIFVFAYPRYLATNWFAGVINLDKIFDIAMFFHPVDTGIILRKLRKKVAEVQSQISEREEKGLVRDPMLDTAYKDLENLRDKLSQAQEKLFLFGLYLTVYADTLEDLNREEVEIKSMLEARLVYTKPALFQQREGMTTVFPYCQDELVVHNYFNSSPASSAFPFTSFDLTANKGILFGINRHNNSLVLFDRFSLENYNSIVFAKSGSGKSYTTKLEILRSLMFDVDVIVIDPEREYEYLAEAVGGRYFNISLTSKHHINPFDLPVPREDESPADILRSHIIGLVGLFRLMLGGLSPQEDAVIDRAITETYATKDITVDADFSQTTPPILSDLALVLASMEGGESLAMRIKKYTEGTWSGFINQPSNVNINVRLAVFSIRDMEDELRPIAMYLIINHIWSAVRRSLRKRLLVVDEAWIMMKHPDSASFLYGIAKRARKYYLGLATITQDVADFVSSPYGKPIITNSSIQILLKQSPASINAVQEIFNMTEEEKFLLLESDVGEGIFFAGLKHIAIKIQASYTEHQIITSDPAELLAIQKAKDEVGDEK